CTCATCTCTCCCCAGCCTGCTGCTTCTGCACTTCATTCAGCATCTGCCTGCCCTGCGCCTGAGGGCAGGACTTTTCAACTGTCAGGGTCACTGCTTTGTCTCCAGCATGTAGGGCCAGATAAGAAATATGTTAGGCTTTGGGGGCCACGTGcagtctctgtgtttgttttctgtcgttgcagtaacaaattactacaaacacAGTACCTTAAACAATACACACTTAATTATCTCACACATCTGTCGATCAaacttttgttgaatgaatgaatgagtgaggctCTGTTTGCAGATGGGGCACTTAGTATCAACATAAAAGCTGAATCAGGATTTCCTTAGAGGCCAGGCAGGTGGTTAGGATGCAGACCCAAGGTATTGGGGTCCTGTCGCCTTCCGTGTCTTCCCCACCAACCCCTCAGAGCTCCTTGGTTTTCTTTCAGGCTGGGAGCCTGGGCTTGAAGGCCAAGCAGCACTCACGGAGCAGAGCCTTCCTGAGGGGGAGGCGTCCCCTGTCACAGAGCGGGGGGCCTTCCTGAGGGAAGCTCCCTGTCCTGCCACACGGGGGGAAGGCTGGGACCAGGAGGACCAGGTCAGGGCGCCTGAGAAGGACCAATTGGAATGTTGCCCCGAGGCAGCACCAATTCAAGATGGAAGCCAGGAAAGTCTCAGACTTGGGGAAAATCGTGTGCTGAATTCAGACCCAAACCCACTCCTGGAGGTTTCTGGGAGAGGAAATTTCTGGACTGACGACTCACAGGTTACAAATTCGGAAAGTGAGTCCAGCTTAGTGGGTCAGCACACAGGCGCCTCGGGAGAATGGCCACGtgacagcagcagctgcagctcgGCCTCCCGCCAGGCAGCTGCGGGTGTGGAGCTCGTGCGGAGTGCAGTGCGGGAGAAGCCCTACAAGTGCGCGGACTGCGGGAAGGCCTTCAGCCACAACGCGCACCTCACTGTGCACAGGCGCATCCACACGGGCGAGCGGCCCTACGTGTGCAGAGAGTGCGGCAAGGCCTTCAGCCAGAACTCCTCGTTGGTGCAACACGAGCGCATCCACACGGGTCACAAGCCCTACAAATGCGCCGAGTGTGGCAAGTGCTTCTGCCACAGCACGCACCTCACTGTGCACCGCAGGATTCACACCGGGGAGAAGCCCTACGAGTGCCAGGACTGCGGGCGTGCCTTCAACCAGAACTCCTCGCTGGGCCGGCACAGGCGCACACACACGGGCGAGAGGCCCTACTCCTGCAGCGTGTGTGGGAAGGCCTTCTCACGGACCACGTGCCTGTTCCTGCACCTGAGGACTCATACGGAGGAGCGGCCCTACGAGTGCAACCACTGCGGCAAGGGCTTCAGGCACAGCTCCTCCCTGGCCCAGCACCAGCGCAAGCACGCCGGGGAACAGCCCTACGAGTGCCGCCAGAGGCTGGTCTTTGAGCAGACGGCCGCACTGACCCAGCACGAGTGGGCAGACGCCCTGGGCTGCAACCCAGCTTTGAATCCCAGTGACAGGGCTCATCGGAACGACAGGCCCTTCAAATGCGGTCAGTGTGGGAAGTGTTTTATTCAAAGCTCGCACCTCATCCGGCACCAGGTAACTCACACAAGGGAGGAGCCCCGTGGCCGGACCCGGCAGCGGGATCAGCCCCGTAGCCGGGGCTCCCATCAGCACGTGCGCCCAGGGGAGAGCCCTGGGGGCGGGACAAAGGCCGGACAGCCTGCAAGCAGGGCGCTTGCCCTATTTGACATCCACGAAATCATGCAAGAGAAAAGCCCCGTGCACGTTATTGGGGTAGAAGAACCTTCCGTGGGCACTTCTGTATTATTTGACATCAGAGACTCCACATAGGGGAGAATGTCTACAGATGACTTTGAACCACAGGTACAAAAATTTGGTAAGTCCACATGGGTGTTCATGGAAAAGGGGAGTGGGGGTAAAGATGCCCAAGGTGACTTCCGATTTCCTAAGGAAAGGTGCTTCCCAAAACTCCCGAGATTGGTAGTTCTCAGATCTCTCCAGCCCAGTGCCCCCTTTAACCACAGATGTTTTGTACTGTTCTCTCTATGACCCTGAAAGGAGTTCACAGGTGATGTAACCTACACATGTGTTTAATGTCAAAATAATCACTATATGGCCCCATTTTCTAAAGGATAATTAAAACAGAAGTAATTTATGATGACGTGTACTGAGTTGGTGTGGAATCTCTGCATATGACTGGTCCGTAATGCTGGGAACCTGGGCACTGCCTGTTGCTTGCCGTCTGGTATACAGGGTGTGGTGTTGGCCACAGAAATGTGAGGAGTATTTCTGTATGGGATCTGATTTTCCAAAGTGGTGACTCACTCTTGTAAAAGTTTTGGATGAAACAAAGTGCCGTTGCATTTCTggaaaattatgtataaaattctAAGCATGTAGGAATtgatgtgtgtttgtatgtgaaGGCGACTTAGGGTCTCAGTTCATACTTACAGGCAGGTTGTTTCGTACACACAGGGATCCCAGGGGCCAGCCTGCACTTCACTGTCAGTAGAGCACGCTTGGCACTCACCCACATCAGCCAGACTCATGCCCAAATCAGATGACAAAACACCATGAAATTCCACAATATTCCCTGGCATATCACAGCTTCTGTTGAAAACTGTTGCCTTAAAACAGCCAGTGCTGCTAAAAGCCTGAATCGGTTGGTTTTGTCCCGCAAAAGACATTTGgtgatgtctggagacattttggttgttatgACTGGCGGGAGGGAGGGGTGCCACTGACCTCTAATGGGTacaggccagagatgctgcttaACATCCTGTGATGCCCAAGACAGACCCCTCAATAAAGAAAAGGCCCCATCCCATGCGTGCTAGGTTAGACGCCATGCCCAGCACCACAGTCGACGTTGTCTAAACTCTGAATTGCTTGAGCAGTACTATGCTAACAATCCCGTATGTTTGATTTTAACAAATGATATCATTAGCTAGTTTATGCACAATGTGttttgtagtaattttttaaaccattttgcaGGATTTGTAATTGgtgtggagaaaggaagagaatctgcttatttttctgagtaatctaaattttagcattttattgtgGACACTGTAAAACATGGACAATATATTTTCACTAGTACCCCTACCTGCCACAGGATTATTTTCACATGGGTCCCAGAAATCATGTGATTTCATCCATTTTTTGAGTATATCTCTAAAAAGCAAGGACTTTTAGAAATAGATATAACCATGTTGGTCCCTGGGGACAAAACCACATCTATAACCACACTGAGCCATCACCTGCCGCCTTCCCCGTGTTGATGTTGCTGTGACAGGGCAGACGCCTCGGTGGGTGCAGTGCTGGGCAGCGGTCCCCAGGGGGTGCTCCAGAGTTTTCCTCACCGGGCAGTgcagtaaagaaaacaaatgctcaGTTCACTTAAGAATGTTTGTGATGAAACAGgacaaattattaattttttaaaatctcaaaactGTATAATCATTTTCATATCTAAGTAGAAATAACAGTAATTCCTCAATATATCATCAAATGTCCAGTGTTCAGATGTTCCTGGTTGCCtcataaattgttttgttttctacttggtTAGTTCTAATCGTTGGTTTGAGCTAAACAAGATTGACACTTTTCATAggtctctttcttttttagtctcttaatatttagttttctggAGAAGGGAAAAAACCAACAAAGTAAGCTAAATGTTGTCTCCATCTCAAGCTTGCCCATCAGACCCTCCTCGCTTTAGCCTGGTGAAATGACATCTGATTTGGCATCACGCCACCGGGCTGTGTTCAAGGGTCTTGTGGATTGTGTGACTCCCACTGCTCAGAGTCAGCTCCCCATCTTGCGTGGGGTCTctgctggaggtctcagctgccAGTGCCAAGTACAGCCAGACCGctgagaaaattgttttttatacaATGCAGGACATGCTAACATGACCATTTTAATGTCACAGTTCAAAACTTCACCTTGATTATCTCATTGCTTTCCTCCAGTTTTACACCTGAGGAAAGCAAAGCTTTCTGAACTATGTCCATGCTGTTCTTGACATAAAGAACACTGGGGTCTAAGTGTGATCCTTGGTGTCTCATAGCCCAAGGTATGTAAAAACCCAGGATTCAAGCTACTTGCTTTCACACCTAAAATGAAACAAACGTGCATAAGCAAGATGCCTGTCCCAATGGGACTACTGTCACAGGCACCATTATACAGAGTATGGCCTTTGTTTCCTGTTCCCACTGCAGTTGCATTCTAGTGAAGTCAGGTATACACCATAAACATCAAAAATTGGAAGGAAGGAACACTGATCATGGCATATCTCAGCTTGTAGAAATTGCTTCCTAAAAATGTTGGGTTGGCAGAACATAGAGTCGAACGGAAGAAATGGCGTCCTGGAAAAATATAGCAGCAGTTCTGATGGCTTTGTTGGAACGATTGAGCATCAGGCCTCACCGCCAAACATCACGGTTGAGTGTCAGAACTCTGTGACAGCCTTTTGTGTCCTTTGTGTCGTCCGGATGCTGTGAGTGCCACAACGATGGGGTTTCTGTGATAGCAGAGCTGGTTTTGCAGCTCATCTCCAGTTTCTGTCTCCAAGTCCCTCTCAAAGCCCTGGGTGCGTTTCTGGGCACCCAACTTCCCTCTGGGGTTGTCCTCGTGTATGTCCCTTGTCAACCTTCATTTTTCACAGCTGTGTCCTTACACCTCAGCCACACCTTCCATTTCATTCTTGGCAGATACCTTTCCATTTGCATAgctgagaaaaggtgtgttttcagacagacagacagggccTCAGTGATGGTTCGGTGAGGTAGTAGTATTCTATATATAAGGAAGGTAAAGCATGGGACAAAAGTACATAGTAACGAGAACAAAAGTAAACATCCCAGGGTTACGCAGCCAGGAGGTGGAGATACAGTTTGAAGTCAACACCCAGTTAACAGTGGCTTTAAACAAATTAGGTTTTCTTTGAAGGCTGTCCCTGCAGCACCTCTGCTACTTCCGAGGCAGTTCTTTCTGCAGCCCTTGGAACCTTTCCCTAAGGTGGAGTGAGGCTGCTGTGGCATCAGCCATTGCATCCAAATCAAGgctggaagaagggaagggaagggcaaCGCTCATCGCTGATGAGGTTTCAAAGACAGGCTGCCCCAGAAGCCTGCAGCAAATGCCCGCTTACGTCTCACTGGCCCAGATGGGGTCACAGGGCCACCCCTAGTAACAAGGAGGTTGCAGAGTTAGTATTTAGCTTTCCCAACCTCCGTGTCAGAGACCTGTACCCTGAGAAACGGGCTTGGGAAATGGGTAATGGGTTGGCAACCAGCAGCATTTGCCTCCTTTCTCCTCCAGTTTTGCCGGGGCTTCCTATTGCCTTGATCAGGCGCCACTGTCTTTTGGCCCCATTGCTTCATCTCCTGGATTGTCCAGCCTGCTGGCCGGGCCCTCCTCCTTGCAATGCTCAGTCCCCTGGTATTCTGGGGTCCTGCCCTCTTCTGGATTCCTTCCACCTCTTGAGGGCCTTCTTGTCCTCCTCTCACCTCTTAAATGTTGGAGTCCCCAGGACAGTGCCCAGGAGACCCATCTTGTGCTCCATACCCTCCCCAGATGTCCTCATCTACACCCATGCCTTTGTGCTGCTTGCTGCCAAATCTTGGCCTCTGGTGCCGAGTTTTGAGCTTCAGGCTGAAGGAAGTGTGTGCTGCTGGGCAACTCAAACCACTCCCCTTTACTTCGGTCCCTTCGGGGTACGTTGCCACCACCATCTCATCCTTGGAGCCAGAAGGTAGGTATCCTGTTGGCCTCCCTTGTATCTACTTCTTTGTGGGCTGACCTCTACAAGCCTTACCACCTAAACGTCCGTTCCCCACTTCATCCTGTcttcactaccaccaccaccggTGCTGGGCCCTGAGAGGAGAAGCGACATGTCACCAAGTGGCCCAGCCACCAAAGCCCCACTTTTGACTGTTCCTTCTCACTGTCCCATCAGTGGTATGGGGTGCGGATTCAGGAAGGCTCCAGCTACTAGTGCCCTCTGGGGAGCGGAGACCTGGCTGTGACTTCAAGGTTCTAGATGGCTATGGAAGCTGGCCCTGAGATTGCCCCGTTCTCTCCACTGGCGCCCCAAAATGGCAGCTCCTGAAGGGTCATGCTTCCATGATTTTCAGAGTGGACACTGGATGGACTGAGATCACAGTGGCCTCGCTGAGTGAGCTGGGAACCAGCTCGTCACTCGGCACTCGCCTCCCTGCCCCAGGCAGCAAATATCTTGgcaattttccatttctcattcCGGGTCATGTTTTCTAGGCATAATGCTTTTACTGATTTCCTTGTAGATATTTGTAAACAGGTAAGAAACTCCTCAGGGGATATTACTATAAGCTAGAGCAAATACATGGTTTCAATAGTTTATAAAAGTAATGCAAATTCTTTGTAGCAAAACCTGGAAAATgcacaaaagtaaaagaatacacaaaagtatgaagatttgtttaaaatttaattcttcatACTTCTATCATCCAGAGATGGTCATTACCATTAAGATTTTGTTAATTgtccttgtaattttttctttaaaatatgtgtgtatacatacagtgTAACACGAAACCttatacatacaaaatacatgtatatgtagtTATCTTATCTTACGTTTAGAATATTGGACTCCCTTCTAGTTCTCTTGTAACACGTGCTTCTTACTATATTTTCAGCATTTTCCTCTGACAGTGAATTTCATAtagctttttaaattacttttcaggAGGACTGTGGCAATGTGCCCTCCACCCAGCATTTTACCAGCCTTTTATCCAAAAGGGGGAGGAGATTTTTGTACAGTTTCAGGAGGAGTATGCATTGACACAGCCTCCGTGGAGGGTGGCTCATCAGTTGCTAACTTACAAACACAAACCGTTTGTCTCCGCAAACCTGTTGGCTGGGACTGGGTCCTACAGGTGCAGACTGTACATGGTTTTCACTACAGTGttgatttcaaaattaaaaatttggaacCAACCTCATTAGCCACAATGGGGAATTAGCTAAGTGATTTATGGTATGGAATGGAGAATGACAGacttaaaaatggaaactgtCTTTATGTACTAATGGGGGAAAAGTTCCAAGATACAGTTTCAAATGAAAAGGTGTAAATAGTGTGTATAGTATGTTTCCCATTTGTGTAAAGAGGAAATAtttgcttacacacacacacacacacagagtctatGAAAAGCTACAAAGTAGCCAGTTGCTCTTGGGGAGGAGAACTGGAAAGGGATGAGGAATAATTTTCAGTCtatatcttttgatatttttggaattttgaaACATGTCAAAGTATCACTAgttcaaaaaattaacaaaaatctCAACTCTTTCAAAAATCAAAGTTTGATCATTTGTTACATTGTTATTCCCCTACTAAAACATCCCTAGGACCTTGTCTCTTGGCCACACCAGTTCTGTATATACCCGTGCGCATGTGTGTGTTAACGCAACAAGTTACGTATAAAAATAGCTTTGACTCCATGATGTTTCTTGCAAGCTGGTTGTAGCACATCAATTTccaagttattttattaaattcccAACATCAGTCAGAGCACACACAAATTGTGGCCAATAGCTAAGTCTCCCATTGTCAGTATCTCCTTACACATCCTCAGAGTCATTTGTGCAAAAGGTAACTAGTAAAAACACCTGAATTCAGTGTGAAAAGCAGTCTCCCATAGGCCTGTTGTAAGGAGATCCAAGGTGACCGTCTTCCAGAATGCGCTGTCCAATGTGCTAGCCACTAGCTATGTGTGTAATTTTAGCTatttagatgtaattttaaattaaccaaaattaacataaaaatgcagTTCCTGGGTtacactagccatatttcaaagacaggatatatatataaatttttttttttaactctcccCTTGTGGTCAACTGACTGTAGTGGGAATGAAGGGTATCGCCAGGTTAGCCTATATATCAGGATTCTGCTTCACCAGGTGACACAGGCCTTCCAATTGTGTATCACATTTTCATGTCCCACATTGTACTCAAGGACACCGTTAATTAGGGAAGGTAATTTGCCACACAAAGGGCCTAACCATTGTTGATTTTTAGGGAGTCATCGTGGATATACAGAAGAATGAATGTACAGAAACATTCATTGCATGTGTTTATCGTAGCTCAATTCCCATCTAACGGTGGGGAGGGTGATTTTGTGATTTATAATGAGAAACATTTGGTCTTTGTGCCCGCCCGCTTCTGGCACAGAATAAAACctgtggaatttcctaagtgatgaaagCATAAAGGTGTCTTGGTATGTGACTGATGTGACTTTTGAACTTAatctaaggatgggggctggtcaccaggaGAACCAACCCTGTgaaggttggaactttcagtcccatccCTGACTTCCAGGTGGCGAGAGGGGCTGAAAGTTGAGTCAATTGTCAAATACCAGTGATTTAATCAGtcgtgcctatgtaatgaagcctccataaaaaccctaaGGATAGGCTTTGGAGAGTTTGTGGGGGGTGAgcacatggaggtgctgggatGATGGCACACTTGGAGAGGGCATGGGAGCTCTGCACCCTTCCCCATACCCtcccctgtgcatctcttccatctggctcttcTTGAGTTACAGTTATTTCCCCTTAATCACAGGGGATATGTTCCCAGACACCCAGTAGGTGCCTGAAACTACGGATAgtacaaaactatatatatactgttttttcctatacatatgtacctatgataaagtttaatttataaattaggcacagtaagagattaacaataataacatgcaattataacaattatacactaataaaaattatgtgaatgtggtctctcaaagTGTATTACACTATACTCACCCTTCTTGAGCTGATGTGAGTTGATAcatgcctatgtgatgagatgaagtgaggtggatacactggacaaagggacaATTCATGTCCTGGGCAGGACGGAGTGGGgtggtgcaagatttcatcaagTTACTCAGAATGGggcgcaatttaaaacttatgaattctttgtttctgtaattttccatgtaatattttcagactgaagttgactgtgggtaactgaaacatTGGACTGCTAAACCgcagataagaggggactactatacaacattttataataaaccatTAACTTCAGGAAACTTCAGTGGGTTTCCTGAAGTCTGTGAGCACTCTGGCAAAttaaacccaaggagggggttgtgggaaccctTTTATTGATAACCAGTCCGTCAGTGTTACAGGACTGGGCTTTCAACCAGCATCTGTGGAGTCACAGGGAGCAGTCTTGGACCCAGCTCTCAACCTGTGGAATCTggtgctatctccaggtagatggCGTCAGAATtaattgcttgttggtgtggaGGAAATTGCTCCCCACACACATTGTAACTGGGTACAGCACGGAAAcgtaaataaattatggtaaattcATACAATGGGAAACTATGTAGCCATGTAACAGAATcgttttcaaaaaaatgtttaatggaGAAATGTTCAGGGTCAGTAGAAAAAAACAGGAGTATGTACAATCTGgtgattgttttaaattatatacaggAACAATCAGGCAAATCTAAATTGGAGGACAATTTGGAAAACTGGATATACGAAAAATgtcaagattatttttaataagaaagaaagaaaaggctgaaaaTCTGTTCCAGATTGAATGAAGCCAACTCAAGTGGAACAAGAGGATTTGGGTTGGGCTTgagtaaaagataaaaacaaaaaggtaggTAGGAACTTACTGGAAGGAATTAACATATGGACTGTAGACCAAGGGAAGGTGTGGTTTCAACGTCGTTTCTTGGGTGTTGTACTTGTTGTTGGGGGACATTTGCTGAAGGATTTAGAGAATATACAGGTTTtagggggtaaaaaaaaatccccaaactaTATACCTATTTTATGCGTGTGTACACGTATGTATGCAAAGTGAAAAAGGTACAAATGCTGTATGTTTTAAACATACATAAAGTCTGCGTATCAATGTACACGTCTCGTTCCACTCGCGGCCAGTGCAGAGCGACAGGTTCCCACGCTCCCTTCCTGGGGCCGCCGCGCCCTGGACTCCATTTCCCAGAAGGCTATTCATCCTGTGCCCGGCCGATTCCAGGCATGCAACGCGCAGGGCTCTCTGGGAGATGAAGTCCCGGACGGATCGCGGGCTACTTGGCGAAAGTGCCGGCCACAAGTGCCTTCGTCGAGTATGCGCGGGCACGGGGACGCGTGAGTGGCGGCACTGTGAGGTTCTGTAAGGAGGCGGCAGCTGTAGTAAGTCCGTGGTCCCGACGGAGCGGCCAGTGTGAGTGTGAGAGACGGAGAGGGCCGCGAGTACGCGCGGTGGGAGTGACCAAGTAGACCGAGGTCCAGCAGGGAAGCGCGGACCCGGGATGACATGGccgtgggggcggggagagaggaGGGACCGCGTGTGCCTGCGCTTGCgctggggtggcgggggggggggggggggggggggggggagggtgtttCGACCAAGGTGTGCAGATGAATGAAAACCCAGTTGTGTCTGTGTGGCCAGTGTGTCACTGTGCATGCATGACTGTGGGGaggaggtgttttgttttgtacgTCTGACACCCCCGTGTGTCAAGTGTGACCTCAGGCGTGTGCCTATGTCCTGTACCCTTTATCCAGCACGCCCTATTCCCTCTCCCCCAGACTGGCTACCGTTAATCTCCTTGCTGtctgttctagacatttcatgtaaatggtaTCATAAAGTATGAAGtttgtgtgtctggctttttttttactaggcataatattttcaaagtctatccatgttgtgccatatgtcagtacttcattcgtttttataactgaaatatgttccattgtatggctaaATCACAGTTTGTTTACCTAAATAATGCTGCTGCGAACATTCATATACAGGTTTTTCTGTGGACGTGTGTTCTCAATTTGGGGGAGTAAGGCAGTTGTTGGTCTGCCCCAAAGGAGCCCATCTGTGTGGCTGTGGCCACACCCAGCAGTACTTCATTTTCCAGAGTCCCAGCCCTGGGCCCAAAGGTCAGAGCCAGGAGACTGGAGAGCCACCGCTGTGTGGGAGTAGAGAAGAGAAGGCCGTGGCTCAGAAACAGGAATCCACCCTTGCAGCAGTCACCTGCAACCTGGGACCTCTGCCTGGGACTAAGTCCACAGGCCCCCCCATCCTGTAGGGGCTAACGTGAGCAGCCTGGAGACAGAGCAGAGTGGCATGCAATGGAGCCTGAGGCATCAGGTAAGGCGGATGGTGGGGTGATGATCAAAAGGCTGGACATTTTCAGAAACCAGATATCCCTCAAAACATGCCCTGCTCCTGCCACATTCACTCTACTGCCCTGCCCTCCTCAGCCTAATCCAGCCTACAACGTCTTCATGGGTCTCCTGTCTCTCCTTGCCCCCTCCATCGCTCTCCACATAGCACTGGAGGGGTCTTTAAACCCTAAATGGTGAGGCCACCCCTCCCATTAAACCCTCCTTCGCTGCCCAGGCCATCAGAGCAGGGTCAGCAAACTCTCCCTATGAAGGACCAGATAGCAAATGTCTTCAGCTTTGTAGCTCAGGAGGCAAAACCAAGGATGTCATGTAGCTACTTATCTAACAAAAACACATTCACATGTTTTTTTCCAGACAAAATCCAGAACTTTATTGATGGATactgaaatctgaatttcatataatATTAGTCTTTTGATTCTGCACTCCCCTCCAAccacttaaaaatagaaaaactatttttagatCACAGTTTATACAAAAACAAGCAGTCAGGccaagtttgctgacccctggtttGAAACAAATCCACACTGTTTTGAAACAGATCCATGCCTTTCACGCCCTTCATTACCTGATTTATGCCTGTTTCCAAGCCTCTCCTACAGCTCTCCCTTTGCCCATCACACTCCTCCCCAACCATGCTGGCCACTCAATAGGGTATACGTTTAGCTATCACCTCAGAGACCCTCTGGCGACCTGATCCAAAACAGTTGACATGcacattttttttagcacttaCCACATTTGAAGGCTTCACATTTGTTCCCATTCATCATAAACTACAAGTTGCACAATGCAATCCAAGTCCCTGGTGTACttgttaagtgaatgaacaaacaacGTCCCACAAGAGGTATTATTACcctattttacagaaagaaaactaaggcCTCAAGGAATTGAGAGGCCCACGGTCACCCAGCAGAGTGTGCCGAAGGTGAATTTG
The DNA window shown above is from Rhinolophus ferrumequinum isolate MPI-CBG mRhiFer1 chromosome 15, mRhiFer1_v1.p, whole genome shotgun sequence and carries:
- the ZNF8 gene encoding zinc finger protein 8 isoform X5: MESTEAKPLAWGRAQPLGSTDGNGPADRTHVKFQEPVTFRDVAVDFTQEEWGQLGPAQRTLYRDVMLETFGHLLCVGPELPKPEVISQLEQGAELWVADRGITQRCCPGWEPGLEGQAALTEQSLPEGEASPVTERGAFLREAPCPATRGEGWDQEDQVRAPEKDQLECCPEAAPIQDGSQESLRLGENRVLNSDPNPLLEVSGRGNFWTDDSQVTNSESESSLVGQHTGASGEWPRDSSSCSSASRQAAAGVELVRSAVREKPYKCADCGKAFSHNAHLTVHRRIHTGERPYVCRECGKAFSQNSSLVQHERIHTGHKPYKCAECGKCFCHSTHLTVHRRIHTGEKPYECQDCGRAFNQNSSLGRHRRTHTGERPYSCSVCGKAFSRTTCLFLHLRTHTEERPYECNHCGKGFRHSSSLAQHQRKHAGEQPYECRQRLVFEQTAALTQHEWADALGCNPALNPSDRAHRNDRPFKCGQCGKCFIQSSHLIRHQVTHTREEPRGRTRQRDQPRSRGSHQHVRPGESPGGGTKAGQPASRALALFDIHEIMQEKSPVHVIGVEEPSVGTSVLFDIRDST
- the ZNF8 gene encoding zinc finger protein 8 isoform X8 → MESTEAKPLAWGRAQPLGFQEPVTFRDVAVDFTQEEWGQLGPAQRTLYRDVMLETFGHLLCVGPELPKPEVISQLEQGAELWVADRGITQRCCPGWEPGLEGQAALTEQSLPEGEASPVTERGAFLREAPCPATRGEGWDQEDQVRAPEKDQLECCPEAAPIQDGSQESLRLGENRVLNSDPNPLLEVSGRGNFWTDDSQVTNSESESSLVGQHTGASGEWPRDSSSCSSASRQAAAGVELVRSAVREKPYKCADCGKAFSHNAHLTVHRRIHTGERPYVCRECGKAFSQNSSLVQHERIHTGHKPYKCAECGKCFCHSTHLTVHRRIHTGEKPYECQDCGRAFNQNSSLGRHRRTHTGERPYSCSVCGKAFSRTTCLFLHLRTHTEERPYECNHCGKGFRHSSSLAQHQRKHAGEQPYECRQRLVFEQTAALTQHEWADALGCNPALNPSDRAHRNDRPFKCGQCGKCFIQSSHLIRHQVTHTREEPRGRTRQRDQPRSRGSHQHVRPGESPGGGTKAGQPASRALALFDIHEIMQEKSPVHVIGVEEPSVGTSVLFDIRDST
- the ZNF8 gene encoding zinc finger protein 8 isoform X9, whose product is MESTEAKPLAWGRAQPLGEPVTFRDVAVDFTQEEWGQLGPAQRTLYRDVMLETFGHLLCVGPELPKPEVISQLEQGAELWVADRGITQRCCPGWEPGLEGQAALTEQSLPEGEASPVTERGAFLREAPCPATRGEGWDQEDQVRAPEKDQLECCPEAAPIQDGSQESLRLGENRVLNSDPNPLLEVSGRGNFWTDDSQVTNSESESSLVGQHTGASGEWPRDSSSCSSASRQAAAGVELVRSAVREKPYKCADCGKAFSHNAHLTVHRRIHTGERPYVCRECGKAFSQNSSLVQHERIHTGHKPYKCAECGKCFCHSTHLTVHRRIHTGEKPYECQDCGRAFNQNSSLGRHRRTHTGERPYSCSVCGKAFSRTTCLFLHLRTHTEERPYECNHCGKGFRHSSSLAQHQRKHAGEQPYECRQRLVFEQTAALTQHEWADALGCNPALNPSDRAHRNDRPFKCGQCGKCFIQSSHLIRHQVTHTREEPRGRTRQRDQPRSRGSHQHVRPGESPGGGTKAGQPASRALALFDIHEIMQEKSPVHVIGVEEPSVGTSVLFDIRDST
- the ZNF8 gene encoding zinc finger protein 8 isoform X1, coding for MSLLYNPHLHAATQWCPARPDSCCPEHALSQDTGLPIFSILIPPPLPESTDGNGPADRTHVKFQEPVTFRDVAVDFTQEEWGQLGPAQRTLYRDVMLETFGHLLCVGPELPKPEVISQLEQGAELWVADRGITQRCCPGWEPGLEGQAALTEQSLPEGEASPVTERGAFLREAPCPATRGEGWDQEDQVRAPEKDQLECCPEAAPIQDGSQESLRLGENRVLNSDPNPLLEVSGRGNFWTDDSQVTNSESESSLVGQHTGASGEWPRDSSSCSSASRQAAAGVELVRSAVREKPYKCADCGKAFSHNAHLTVHRRIHTGERPYVCRECGKAFSQNSSLVQHERIHTGHKPYKCAECGKCFCHSTHLTVHRRIHTGEKPYECQDCGRAFNQNSSLGRHRRTHTGERPYSCSVCGKAFSRTTCLFLHLRTHTEERPYECNHCGKGFRHSSSLAQHQRKHAGEQPYECRQRLVFEQTAALTQHEWADALGCNPALNPSDRAHRNDRPFKCGQCGKCFIQSSHLIRHQVTHTREEPRGRTRQRDQPRSRGSHQHVRPGESPGGGTKAGQPASRALALFDIHEIMQEKSPVHVIGVEEPSVGTSVLFDIRDST